The following coding sequences are from one Saprospiraceae bacterium window:
- the rpoB gene encoding DNA-directed RNA polymerase subunit beta, translated as MSVKAISQQTKLRHSFSKAALKAGYPDFLEIQLQSFEEFFQLETTPDKRINEGLFKVFKENFPISDARNIFILEFLDYFVDPPRYDIDECVQRGLTYSVPLKARLRLSCNDEEHVDFKTIEQDVFLGNIPYMTPKGTFVINGAERVVVSQLHRSPGVFFSQTYHPNGTKIFSARVIPFKGAWMEFATDINMVMYAYIDRKKKFPVTTLLRSIGYDSDKDILKLFNLSEEIKSTAKELKKAIGRKLAARVLRRWTEDFVDEDTGELVTLERNEIILERDVILDEENIQLIQNANVDTVILQKEDIEEDYSIIYNTLQKDPSSSEIEAVIHIYRQLRGSDPPDEETARGIIDKLFFSDKRYNLGEVGRYKINKKLNLNTSFETLVLTKEDITSIVKYLVSLINQKAELDDIDHLSNRRVRTVGEQLFAQFGVGLARMARTIRERMNVRDNEVFTPVDLINARTLSSVINSFFGTSQLSQFLDQTNPLSEITHKRRISALGPGGLSRERAGFEVRDVHYSHYGRLCTIETPEGPNIGLISTLCVHAKVNSMGFLETPYWKVEDGNVNVKNGIQFLSAEEEDYKKIAQANVPVDIKGTFQTNKVKGREHGEFPVLGNEELDFMDVAPNQIVGVSASLIPFLENDDANRALMGSNMQRQAVPLIKPQAPVVGTGLEGKVALDSRMLINAEGDGVVEFVDSRKIVIQYDRSEEDQLVSFEDSIKEYPLTKFARTNQATCINLKPIVKKGDRVTSSTILCEGYATENGELALGTNLQVAFMPWKGYNFEDAIVLSERVIQDDIFTSIHIESFELEVRDTKLGEEELTNDIPNVSEEATKDLDENGIIRIGANVEEGDILIGKITPKGETDPTPEEKLLRAIFGDKAGDVKDASLKVPPSIEGVVIDKQLYARAKKDKYQKVQEKDLLTKLEDKHNVAINELKTVLIDKLMKIVKDQVSQGVKSIYGEEMVAKGTKYTNAILKKLDFIKVDYLNWTKDTDKNVLVSRLLHNFNIKVNEEIGRYKREKFNISIGDELPTGVLKLAKVYIAKKRKLKVGDKLAGRHGNKGIVSRIVRAEDMPFLEDGTPVDIVLNPLGVPSRMNLGQIFETVLGWAGKKLNMNFATPIFDGATMADIDEYIQRAGLPAFGQTYLYDGETGDRFHQQATVGVIYMLKLSHMVDDKMHARSIGPYSLITQQPLGGKAQFGGQRFGEMEVWALEAFGASNILRELLTIKSDDIIGRAKAYEAIVKGDNLPEPSIPESFNVLIHELRGLVLDVKFES; from the coding sequence ATGTCAGTAAAAGCAATAAGCCAACAAACCAAGCTGAGACATAGCTTTAGTAAAGCTGCACTCAAAGCTGGTTATCCGGATTTTCTTGAAATTCAGCTCCAATCTTTTGAGGAGTTTTTTCAATTAGAGACCACTCCTGACAAAAGGATAAACGAAGGTCTTTTTAAGGTTTTCAAAGAAAACTTTCCTATTTCTGATGCCAGAAATATCTTTATTCTGGAGTTTCTCGACTACTTCGTGGATCCTCCCAGATATGATATCGATGAGTGCGTTCAGAGAGGGTTAACTTATTCTGTACCATTAAAGGCTCGACTGAGACTTTCATGTAATGACGAGGAGCACGTCGATTTCAAAACCATCGAACAGGATGTGTTTCTGGGGAATATACCTTACATGACCCCAAAAGGTACATTTGTCATCAATGGAGCGGAAAGAGTTGTCGTATCCCAGCTGCATCGTTCTCCGGGAGTATTCTTTTCCCAGACATACCATCCAAATGGTACTAAAATCTTTTCTGCCAGAGTGATCCCTTTCAAAGGAGCCTGGATGGAGTTTGCGACCGATATCAATATGGTGATGTATGCATATATCGACAGGAAGAAGAAATTTCCTGTCACTACATTACTCAGGTCAATTGGTTATGACTCAGATAAAGATATCTTGAAACTCTTCAATTTGTCTGAGGAAATCAAATCAACAGCCAAAGAGCTCAAAAAAGCAATCGGCAGGAAATTGGCCGCCAGAGTTTTGAGAAGGTGGACCGAAGACTTCGTAGACGAAGATACAGGTGAATTGGTTACCTTGGAGAGAAATGAAATCATCCTGGAAAGAGATGTAATCCTTGATGAAGAAAACATTCAGCTTATCCAGAATGCAAATGTGGATACAGTGATCCTCCAGAAAGAAGATATTGAGGAAGATTACTCTATCATTTACAATACTTTACAAAAAGACCCATCTTCAAGCGAGATTGAAGCCGTGATCCATATCTACCGCCAATTGCGTGGTAGCGATCCACCGGATGAAGAAACCGCTCGTGGTATTATCGACAAATTGTTCTTTTCAGATAAGAGATATAATCTCGGAGAAGTAGGGCGCTATAAAATCAATAAAAAGCTCAATCTCAATACCTCTTTTGAGACATTGGTTCTCACTAAGGAAGATATCACTTCCATCGTCAAGTATTTGGTTTCATTGATCAATCAGAAAGCGGAATTAGATGATATTGACCATTTGAGTAATAGAAGGGTCAGGACTGTTGGTGAGCAACTTTTTGCACAGTTTGGTGTAGGTCTTGCTCGTATGGCGAGAACCATCAGAGAGAGGATGAATGTCAGAGACAATGAGGTATTTACGCCTGTTGATTTGATCAATGCTAGAACATTATCCTCTGTCATAAACTCATTTTTTGGAACAAGCCAGCTTTCCCAATTTCTCGATCAGACGAATCCATTGTCCGAAATTACGCACAAACGAAGAATATCAGCGCTAGGACCAGGTGGACTTTCGAGAGAAAGAGCAGGATTCGAGGTGAGGGACGTGCACTATTCACATTATGGTCGATTGTGTACAATCGAAACGCCGGAAGGTCCTAACATCGGACTTATTTCCACTTTGTGTGTTCACGCTAAAGTGAACAGTATGGGCTTTTTGGAGACGCCATATTGGAAAGTAGAAGATGGAAATGTGAATGTCAAAAATGGTATTCAGTTTCTATCCGCTGAAGAAGAAGACTATAAGAAAATCGCTCAGGCCAATGTTCCTGTTGACATAAAAGGAACATTCCAGACAAATAAAGTAAAAGGTCGTGAGCATGGTGAATTTCCTGTACTTGGAAATGAAGAATTGGACTTCATGGATGTTGCGCCAAACCAAATTGTTGGTGTCTCCGCTTCACTCATTCCTTTCCTCGAAAATGACGATGCCAACCGTGCCCTCATGGGATCGAACATGCAACGTCAGGCCGTGCCTTTGATCAAACCTCAAGCTCCTGTTGTTGGGACCGGCCTTGAAGGCAAAGTCGCACTTGACTCAAGGATGCTCATCAATGCAGAAGGCGATGGAGTAGTAGAATTCGTAGATTCAAGAAAGATAGTCATTCAATATGACCGAAGCGAAGAAGATCAGTTGGTTTCATTTGAGGATAGTATTAAAGAATATCCTTTGACGAAATTTGCACGAACGAATCAGGCAACTTGCATCAACTTAAAACCCATCGTAAAGAAAGGAGATCGTGTAACTTCATCTACGATCCTTTGTGAAGGATATGCTACCGAAAATGGAGAATTGGCATTAGGTACAAACCTCCAAGTAGCTTTCATGCCATGGAAGGGTTACAATTTTGAAGATGCAATTGTACTCTCAGAACGTGTTATTCAAGATGATATTTTTACTTCCATTCACATTGAAAGCTTTGAATTGGAAGTTCGCGATACTAAATTAGGTGAAGAAGAGTTGACCAATGACATTCCTAATGTCAGTGAAGAGGCAACCAAAGACCTCGACGAAAATGGTATCATCAGGATCGGTGCAAACGTAGAGGAAGGTGATATCCTGATTGGAAAAATCACACCTAAAGGGGAAACGGATCCAACTCCGGAAGAAAAACTCCTCAGGGCGATTTTTGGAGATAAGGCAGGTGATGTAAAGGATGCATCTCTTAAAGTTCCGCCTTCGATTGAAGGCGTCGTCATTGACAAGCAGCTTTATGCCAGAGCCAAGAAGGATAAATACCAGAAAGTGCAAGAGAAAGATCTCCTCACAAAACTTGAAGACAAACACAATGTAGCTATTAACGAGTTGAAAACTGTGTTGATAGACAAGTTGATGAAGATCGTCAAGGATCAGGTATCACAGGGAGTTAAGAGTATATATGGTGAGGAAATGGTAGCAAAAGGTACAAAATATACCAATGCGATCCTCAAAAAGCTTGACTTCATCAAAGTGGACTATCTGAACTGGACAAAAGATACTGACAAAAATGTCCTGGTGTCGAGATTACTTCACAATTTTAATATCAAAGTAAATGAAGAAATTGGAAGATACAAAAGAGAAAAGTTCAATATCAGTATAGGTGACGAATTGCCAACTGGTGTTTTGAAACTTGCTAAAGTTTATATTGCTAAGAAAAGGAAACTGAAAGTTGGTGATAAGTTAGCTGGAAGACACGGAAATAAAGGAATCGTATCCAGAATTGTTCGTGCAGAAGACATGCCATTCCTGGAAGACGGGACTCCAGTTGATATTGTTTTGAACCCATTGGGTGTACCTTCAAGGATGAACCTAGGTCAGATATTCGAGACCGTTCTTGGATGGGCAGGCAAAAAACTAAACATGAATTTCGCCACACCAATTTTTGATGGAGCTACAATGGCTGATATAGATGAATACATCCAAAGAGCAGGGTTGCCGGCATTTGGTCAAACTTACCTATATGATGGGGAGACAGGCGATAGATTCCACCAGCAAGCGACGGTAGGTGTAATTTATATGTTGAAGTTATCTCATATGGTGGATGACAAAATGCATGCGAGATCCATTGGACCTTACTCTTTGATTACTCAGCAACCTCTTGGAGGTAAAGCTCAGTTTGGAGGTCAGAGGTTTGGAGAGATGGAGGTTTGGGCTTTGGAGGCTTTTGGAGCTTCGAATATCCTACGCGAGTTGTTGACCATCAAATCTGACGATATTATCGGTAGAGCAAAAGCTTATGAAGCAATTGTGAAGGGAGATAATCTTCCTGAACCAAGCATTCCAGAATCTTTCAACGTATTGATCCACGAATTACGTGGTTTGGTACTTGACGTAAAATTTGAATCTTAA
- the rplL gene encoding 50S ribosomal protein L7/L12 codes for MVDVNALAEQLVGLTIKEVNELAAVLKDKYGIEPAAAAVAIAAAPAGGGGEAAAAEKTEFDVVLKSGGANKLNVIKEVKNILNLGLKEAKDLVDGAPAVLKQGVSKEEANSLKDALTAAGAEIEVK; via the coding sequence ATGGTTGATGTAAACGCTTTAGCTGAGCAACTAGTCGGCTTAACAATTAAAGAAGTGAATGAACTCGCTGCTGTGCTAAAAGACAAATATGGTATTGAACCTGCTGCTGCTGCTGTGGCTATAGCTGCTGCTCCTGCTGGAGGTGGCGGAGAAGCTGCTGCTGCAGAAAAAACAGAATTCGATGTAGTATTGAAATCCGGAGGCGCAAACAAACTTAATGTGATCAAGGAAGTAAAAAATATCCTCAATCTCGGTTTGAAAGAAGCTAAGGATTTAGTGGATGGAGCTCCTGCTGTATTGAAACAAGGAGTCTCCAAAGAGGAAGCTAACTCTTTAAAAGATGCATTGACAGCTGCTGGTGCAGAAATCGAAGTAAAATAA
- a CDS encoding 50S ribosomal protein L10: MTRDQKTQAIEDLKVKFENNSFFYVTDASTLTVAQVNQFRRICFEKGIEMQVVKNTLAKKALESFDEERGFAPLYQALEGPTALLFTSNASLPAKVLEDFRKTNEKPTLKAAYIDTAVFTGDDQIKVLAKLKSKEDLVGDVIMLLQSPIKRVLGALQSGGHTVAGIVKALEERQQ, encoded by the coding sequence ATGACAAGAGATCAAAAAACACAAGCAATAGAAGATTTAAAAGTAAAATTTGAGAATAACTCATTCTTCTATGTGACAGATGCATCTACACTTACAGTAGCCCAAGTCAATCAGTTCAGAAGAATCTGTTTCGAAAAAGGAATCGAAATGCAGGTTGTGAAGAATACTTTGGCCAAAAAAGCACTGGAGAGCTTTGATGAAGAGAGAGGATTTGCTCCTCTTTACCAAGCTCTTGAAGGACCTACAGCATTGTTGTTTACCAGCAACGCTTCTCTTCCGGCAAAGGTGTTGGAAGACTTTAGAAAGACAAATGAAAAGCCTACGCTCAAAGCAGCATACATTGATACTGCGGTTTTCACCGGCGATGATCAAATTAAAGTTCTAGCCAAATTAAAATCTAAGGAAGATTTGGTGGGAGATGTTATCATGTTGCTCCAGTCACCGATCAAACGAGTTTTGGGTGCATTGCAGTCCGGAGGTCATACCGTTGCAGGTATTGTCAAAGCTCTTGAGGAAAGACAACAATGA
- a CDS encoding 50S ribosomal protein L1 produces MAKTSKKRQQVDPKVDAAKLYNLEEACSLVKEVNVAKFNASVDLHVRLGVDPRKPDQAIRGTVTLPNGTGKTKRVLVLCTPEKEADAKAAGAEFVGLDDYIQKIEGGWTDVDVIIAMPTVMAKLGKIGRILGPRGLMPNPKTGTVTMDIAGAVNEVKGGKIAFRVDKFGIIHSSIGRVGFTADKIRENANEFLSNILKLKPSSAKGTYIKSISMASTMSPGINIDPRVVR; encoded by the coding sequence ATGGCAAAAACAAGTAAAAAAAGGCAGCAAGTCGATCCCAAAGTGGATGCTGCCAAATTGTACAACCTCGAGGAGGCATGCAGCCTGGTAAAAGAGGTTAATGTTGCAAAATTCAACGCTTCTGTTGATTTGCACGTAAGGCTGGGTGTGGACCCAAGAAAACCTGATCAGGCAATTCGAGGTACTGTTACTTTACCAAATGGAACAGGTAAGACAAAGCGTGTTTTGGTCTTATGTACTCCAGAGAAAGAGGCTGATGCAAAAGCAGCTGGAGCTGAGTTTGTAGGTTTGGATGATTATATCCAGAAAATTGAAGGTGGATGGACAGATGTTGATGTAATAATAGCAATGCCTACAGTAATGGCAAAGCTTGGGAAGATTGGTCGGATTCTTGGACCAAGAGGATTAATGCCAAACCCCAAAACGGGTACCGTTACTATGGATATTGCAGGAGCTGTCAATGAGGTGAAAGGTGGTAAAATTGCTTTTCGTGTGGACAAATTCGGTATCATTCATTCTTCAATCGGCCGCGTAGGATTTACAGCGGACAAGATTAGAGAGAATGCAAATGAATTCTTGTCCAATATACTCAAACTCAAACCTTCCTCTGCAAAAGGAACTTATATTAAATCTATTTCCATGGCTTCTACGATGAGCCCTGGTATCAACATTGACCCTAGGGTAGTTCGTTAA
- the rplK gene encoding 50S ribosomal protein L11, whose amino-acid sequence MAKEIEGYVKLQVKGGQANPAPPVGPALGSKGINIMEFCKRFNAKTQDTPGKLLPVLITLYKDKSFDFVVKSPPASIQLLEATKVPKGSAESNRKKVGTVTWAQIEEIAKNKMPDLNAFTIESAMKMVAGTARSMGLTVTGDAPWQQ is encoded by the coding sequence ATGGCAAAAGAAATCGAAGGATACGTAAAGCTCCAGGTTAAAGGAGGTCAGGCCAATCCGGCTCCACCTGTAGGACCTGCATTGGGTTCCAAAGGTATTAATATCATGGAGTTTTGTAAGCGATTTAATGCAAAAACCCAGGATACACCGGGAAAATTATTACCGGTACTAATCACTTTATATAAAGATAAGTCATTTGACTTTGTTGTAAAATCTCCTCCTGCTTCTATCCAGCTTCTTGAAGCTACTAAAGTTCCAAAAGGATCAGCAGAATCCAATAGGAAGAAAGTGGGGACTGTAACTTGGGCTCAAATCGAAGAAATAGCAAAAAACAAAATGCCGGATCTGAACGCTTTTACCATCGAGTCAGCGATGAAAATGGTTGCAGGTACAGCAAGAAGTATGGGCCTTACTGTAACAGGTGATGCCCCATGGCAGCAATAG
- the nusG gene encoding transcription termination/antitermination factor NusG encodes MSEEKRWYSLRVISGKEKKIRERLEQEVQRSGWAEIITQVIVPSEKVYKIRNSKKVIMERNLLPGYLLVEAIPSKFSGEIVQHINNMPDIIHFLGKNVPLPMSQAEANRMLGKVDESLDAGETMIEPFIAGETVRIIDGPFNDFVGDIKEVNEEKKKLKVIVKIFGRGTEVELNFMQVEKTN; translated from the coding sequence ATGTCAGAAGAAAAAAGGTGGTACTCATTGCGGGTCATAAGCGGGAAAGAAAAAAAGATCAGAGAACGATTGGAACAAGAAGTCCAGCGTTCAGGCTGGGCTGAGATTATCACTCAGGTGATAGTTCCTTCTGAGAAAGTTTACAAGATTCGCAATAGCAAAAAAGTAATCATGGAGAGAAACCTTCTTCCAGGTTATTTATTAGTAGAAGCTATACCATCTAAGTTCAGTGGTGAAATTGTCCAGCATATCAATAATATGCCGGACATCATTCATTTTTTAGGAAAGAATGTGCCACTTCCGATGTCTCAGGCCGAAGCAAATCGCATGCTTGGAAAAGTAGACGAATCTCTGGATGCAGGTGAAACCATGATCGAGCCATTTATTGCTGGCGAAACGGTTCGTATCATTGATGGCCCTTTCAACGATTTTGTCGGAGACATCAAAGAAGTTAATGAAGAGAAGAAAAAATTGAAAGTAATTGTAAAAATATTTGGTCGAGGCACTGAGGTTGAACTCAATTTCATGCAGGTAGAGAAGACCAACTAA
- the secE gene encoding preprotein translocase subunit SecE, protein MEKLKLYLKESYHELVDKVTWPTWQNLFDSARVVIIASLLIALVIFVMDLVTNTVLNFIYSL, encoded by the coding sequence ATGGAAAAACTCAAATTATATCTGAAGGAAAGCTACCACGAGCTGGTCGATAAAGTGACCTGGCCGACATGGCAAAATCTATTTGACAGCGCCAGAGTAGTAATTATAGCCAGTTTGTTGATCGCTTTGGTGATTTTCGTCATGGATTTGGTGACTAACACGGTTCTGAATTTTATTTATAGCTTGTAA
- the tuf gene encoding elongation factor Tu produces the protein MAKETFNRSKPHVNVGTIGHVDHGKTTLTSAITSVLAEQGLAQKKDYDSIDNAPEEKERGITINTAHVEYETANRHYAHVDCPGHADYVKNMVTGAAQMDGAILVVAATDGPMPQTREHILLARQVGVPKIVVFMNKVDLVEDPEMLELVEMEVRELLDKYQFDGNNASIIKGSALKALEGDPVGKQAIYDLMAAVDKDIPEPVRLIDQPFLMPVEDVFSITGRGTVATGRIERGVVKVGETVEIVGMMKPEDKPMTSTITGVEMFRKLLDRGEAGDNAGLLLRGIEKDDIKRGMVICAAGSVKPHMQFKCEVYVLSKEEGGRHTPFFKGYRPQFYFRTTDVTGECKLPDGVEMVMPGDNISLEVTLISPIAMEKGLRFAIREGGRTVGAGQVTEIIK, from the coding sequence ATGGCAAAGGAAACTTTCAATCGTTCGAAACCCCATGTCAACGTCGGTACAATCGGACACGTCGATCATGGTAAAACTACTTTGACCTCTGCAATTACTTCTGTTCTTGCTGAACAGGGTCTGGCTCAGAAAAAAGACTATGACTCCATCGACAATGCTCCGGAAGAAAAAGAAAGAGGTATCACAATCAATACTGCACACGTAGAATACGAAACAGCAAATCGCCACTATGCTCACGTGGATTGTCCGGGTCACGCCGACTATGTGAAAAACATGGTTACAGGTGCTGCTCAGATGGACGGTGCAATCCTGGTTGTTGCTGCAACTGACGGCCCTATGCCTCAAACTCGCGAGCACATTCTCTTGGCTCGTCAGGTGGGTGTTCCAAAAATTGTCGTGTTCATGAACAAGGTAGACCTTGTAGAAGATCCGGAAATGTTGGAACTCGTTGAGATGGAAGTAAGAGAATTGTTGGATAAGTATCAGTTCGACGGAAACAACGCATCTATTATCAAAGGTTCCGCTCTTAAGGCTCTTGAAGGAGATCCTGTTGGAAAACAAGCGATCTATGATTTGATGGCTGCTGTCGATAAAGATATCCCTGAGCCGGTGAGATTGATAGACCAACCATTCTTGATGCCTGTGGAAGACGTTTTTTCCATCACTGGTCGCGGTACAGTTGCAACTGGTAGAATCGAAAGAGGTGTAGTAAAAGTAGGTGAAACTGTGGAAATCGTCGGTATGATGAAACCGGAAGACAAGCCTATGACTTCAACCATTACTGGAGTAGAGATGTTCCGTAAGTTGTTGGATAGGGGAGAAGCCGGCGACAACGCAGGTTTGTTACTTAGAGGTATCGAAAAAGATGACATCAAAAGAGGTATGGTAATTTGCGCTGCTGGCTCCGTTAAGCCACATATGCAATTTAAGTGTGAGGTTTACGTTCTTTCAAAAGAAGAAGGTGGACGACATACCCCATTCTTCAAAGGTTACAGACCGCAGTTTTACTTCCGTACAACTGACGTAACAGGAGAGTGTAAACTACCTGATGGAGTAGAAATGGTTATGCCTGGAGATAATATATCTTTGGAAGTAACATTGATTAGCCCGATTGCGATGGAGAAGGGATTGCGTTTTGCGATCCGTGAAGGTGGTAGAACAGTTGGTGCTGGTCAGGTGACAGAAATTATTAAGTAA
- a CDS encoding HPF/RaiA family ribosome-associated protein, producing the protein MMTVSIQSVHFDADQKLLNYIESKVQSLSRLLKGHKIHARIVLRLEKVSRIQDKIVEIIVDLPKKTCIAKSVNKSFEKALAEAMGSLRMQARKHMDKLQNE; encoded by the coding sequence ATGATGACAGTTAGTATTCAGTCCGTTCATTTTGATGCTGATCAAAAGTTGTTAAACTACATTGAATCCAAAGTTCAAAGTCTTTCACGTCTTCTCAAAGGACATAAGATTCATGCACGGATTGTCTTGCGATTAGAAAAAGTATCCCGAATACAAGATAAGATAGTTGAGATCATCGTTGACCTTCCGAAGAAAACCTGCATTGCCAAAAGTGTTAACAAGTCATTTGAAAAAGCACTCGCCGAAGCAATGGGTTCCCTAAGGATGCAGGCCCGCAAGCACATGGATAAGTTGCAAAATGAATAA
- a CDS encoding tyrosine-type recombinase/integrase, protein MAQFIQFLRIERRYSDHTTLAYQSDLLQFLHFAQVHSWGENLDVFSHKCIRAWLVLLAANGAQAASLRRKISSLQSFVKWAINKGIYTQPNPFLKITIPKSGKRLPAIFNESELKKMLDLGSSDEFDDTRNNLIMNLLYQCGLRRSELIALKEENIDFFRMTIKVKGKGNKERIIPILDELILKIRRYLEVRNKLDVLREDRLIILKNGKAMYPEAVYRLVKTLAGTYSTIHRTSPHILRHSFASHLLDNGAELNVVKSLLGHASLASTQVYTHSSIEKLKEIYMKAHPKASF, encoded by the coding sequence GTGGCACAATTTATTCAGTTTCTCCGCATTGAGAGGAGATATTCGGATCACACCACTTTAGCATACCAATCAGACTTACTTCAATTTTTACATTTCGCTCAAGTCCACTCTTGGGGCGAAAATCTTGACGTTTTTAGCCACAAATGCATCCGGGCCTGGTTAGTGCTGCTCGCTGCAAATGGAGCTCAAGCTGCATCGCTGCGGCGTAAGATTTCATCGCTCCAGTCATTTGTAAAGTGGGCGATTAACAAAGGAATTTACACCCAACCAAATCCATTCCTGAAAATCACTATACCAAAATCCGGAAAAAGATTACCTGCCATTTTTAATGAGTCAGAATTGAAAAAAATGCTCGACCTCGGTTCGTCCGATGAGTTTGATGACACCCGCAATAATTTAATCATGAATCTCTTGTACCAATGCGGTCTTAGGCGTTCTGAACTCATCGCTTTAAAGGAGGAAAATATTGATTTTTTCCGAATGACTATTAAAGTAAAAGGAAAAGGAAACAAGGAGAGAATCATTCCCATTCTAGATGAACTAATCTTAAAAATAAGACGTTATTTAGAAGTTAGGAACAAACTCGACGTTTTGAGGGAAGATCGGCTGATAATATTAAAAAACGGAAAGGCAATGTATCCAGAAGCAGTCTACAGGCTGGTTAAGACATTGGCAGGCACATACAGCACGATACACCGGACCAGCCCACATATACTGAGACACAGTTTTGCAAGTCATTTATTGGATAATGGGGCAGAGCTCAATGTTGTGAAGTCCCTCTTGGGGCACGCCAGTCTCGCATCCACTCAAGTATATACTCACTCAAGCATTGAGAAGCTCAAGGAAATATATATGAAAGCACACCCCAAAGCAAGTTTTTAA
- a CDS encoding 30S ribosomal protein S21, producing the protein MLIIDVKDAESIDRALKKYKKKFEQAKTLKELRRRKHFTKPSVERRTEILKAISKQDYVTKNAL; encoded by the coding sequence ATGCTCATTATAGACGTTAAAGACGCAGAATCCATTGACAGGGCTTTAAAGAAGTACAAAAAGAAATTTGAACAAGCCAAAACACTCAAAGAACTGCGAAGACGCAAGCATTTTACAAAGCCTTCAGTAGAGCGTAGGACAGAAATCCTCAAAGCGATAAGCAAGCAGGATTATGTGACCAAGAACGCATTATAA